The genome window GTTCACCTTGATGGGCGTGGACTCCAGCTCCATGGCAAAGGCGAGCGTGACCGCGTTGAGCGCCGTCTTGGACGGGCCGTAGCTGGCGCCGCTGGCCCCGCGGTACGGATTGGCCGTATCCGCGTTCATCGCCAGCGACGCGAGTGAGCTGGAGACGTTCACGATGCGCGCGGCGGGCGCCTCGCGCAGAAGCGGGAGCATGGCCTGGGTGACCGCGATCACGCCGAACACGTTGGTCTCGAACACCGAGCGCACCTCGTCCACGGACACCACGCTGGCGCGCCCCGACCCGATGATCTCTTCCAGCGACCGCCCCGGAGCTCCCGCGTGCGAGATCCCCGCGTTGTTTACCAGCACGTCCAGCCGGCCGAACTCGCCGCGGATGCGCTCCGCCGCGGCGGCGATCGAGTCAGCGTTCGTCACGTCGAGCTGAACGGCGCGGGCATCCGCGCCCACGCTCGCCGCCGCCGCCTCGCCCTGCTCCAGCCGGCGCGACCCCACGAGCACGGTGAATCCGTGCCCCGCGAGATCCTTGGCGATCTGAAGGCCGATTCCCTTGTTGGCCCCGGTAACCAGGGCGACAGGCTTGTCCTGCATGGTCGTTCTCCGTCTTCACCCGAATGTGCTGCCGGCGTCACGAACAAAGCCGGCACAAGTGGAACCATACTCCGATTATAACGGAACCCGGTTCCGCTTGCAAGCGGGATGAGTGCCCAAGTCCCAAGTGTTACGATCCGCATGCTGCCGTGCATGTTCCTGATCGCGGTTCGGAACGGACCGGAATATCAGCCACAGCCCGCGAAGGCGGGCTTCGTGTTTTTCGAGGCGCGGTTTCAACCGCCGGACCGGAAGCTCGGGTCGCCGGTGAACTCTCCGTGGCGCTGACGGATCATGTACCGACGACGAAAAAGCGGCCCCGCGGACAGTGCCGCGGGGCCGCTCATCGCTCCACCGGAAGAACTACAGCTCGATCTGGGCGCCGAGCTCCACCACGCGGTTGGGCGGCAGGCCGAAGTAGGCGGTCGCCGGCCGCGCGTTGCGCGACATCACCGAAAACAGCTTTTCTCGCCAGATCGCCATCCCCGGCGTGCGCGAGGCGATGAGCGTTTCGCGGCCCAGGAAGTAGCTGGTGCTCATCGTCTTCAGCGGCAGGTCCGGCCGGTTCACCAGGGCCAGGGCCTGGGGAATGTCGGGATCCTCCTTGAAGCCGTAGCGCAGCCCCACCCGGAACACGCCGTTGCCGATCTCCTTGACCGTCACCCGGTCCCCGGCGTCCACCACCGGGATCTCCTCCGTTTCCACCGTCAGCAGCACCACGCGCTCGTGCAGCACCTTGTTGTGCATCAGGTTGTGCAGCAGCGCGGGGGGCGTGCCGGCCGCGTTGCCGTACATGTACACCGCCGTTCCGGGCACCCGCACATACGTGCTCTCATTCAGATCGGCCATGAACAGGTCGATGGGGAGCACGTTGTGCTGCATGCGGTCCGCCAGAATCTGCCGCCCCTTCTTCCACGTGGTGAACGCGGTGAAGAAGACGGCCGCGATCACCAGCGGAAACCAGCCGCCGTGCGGAATCTTGACCAGGTTGGCGCCCCAGAAGCCCAGGTCCACGAACAGGAACGCCGCCGCCAGCGCCACCACGCGCCACATGCTCCAGCCGAACTTGTCGCGCGCCACGAAGGCGAACAGGATAGTGGTGAACACCATGTCCGTGGTCACCGCCACGCCGTACGCCGCCGCCAGGTTGCTGCTCGTCCGGAACCCGAGAACAAGGCCGATGCACGCCAGCATCAGCAGCCAGTTGATGGAGGGGATGTAGATCTGCCCGATCTGCCGCTCCGACGTGTGCTCGATGCGCAGCCGCGGCAGGTACCCCAGCTGCACCGCCTGCCGCGTGAGGGAAAACGCGCCGCTGATCACCGCCTGCGAGGCGATCACCGTGGCCATGGTCGTCAGTCCCACCAGCGGATACAGCGCCCACTTGGGCGCCATCAGAAAGAACGGGTGCTCGATCGCCTTGGGATCGCCGATGATCAGCGCCCCCTGCCCGAAGTAGTTCAGAAACAGGCAGGGAAGGACGATGAAGAACCAGGTGACCTGAATGGGCTTCTTGCCGAAGTGCCCCATGTCGGCGTACAGCGCTTCGCCGCCCGTCACCACCAGGAACACGGAACCGAGAACCAGAAAGCCCGGCCACCCGTTGCGGATGAAGAACTCCGCGCCGTGCACCGGGTTCAGCGCCAGAAACACCTCCGGCCGGCGCACCACCTGGTTCAGCCCCAGCGCGCCCAGCGTGGCGAACCACAGCAGCGTCACCGGCCCGAACACCCGCCCGATCCCCGCCGTGCCGCGCGACTGCACCGCGAACAATCCCACCAGAATGGTGATGGTGATGGGCAGGATGTACGGGCGAAAGAGCGGCGTGGCCACCTCCAGCCCCTCCACCGCGCTCAGCACGGAGATGGCCGGCGTGATCATGCTGTCGCCGTACAGCAGCGACGCGCCGAACAGCCCCACCAGCACCAGCGTCCACCGCCGGCTCCCCACCCGCATGCGCCGGGGCGGCGCCACCAGCGCCGTCAGCGCGATCATCCCGCCCTCGCCGCGGTTGTCCGCCCGCATCACGAAGAGCAGGTACTTGATGGAGATGACGATGACCAGCGCCCAGAAGATCAGCGACAGCACGCCCAGCACGTTGTCGCGCGAGGGCGACAGGCCGTAGTGCTCGCCCAGCGCCTCGCGGATGGCGTAGATGGGACTGGTGCCGATGTCGCCGTACACCACGCCCAGCGCGGTGAGCGCCAGCACGTAGAAGTACCGCCCGGAGGGCTCGGGATGATGGCTCTCGGACACGCGGTCCAGGGATGATGGGTGGGGCGGCGGGAAGGTCCCGCCGCCGGTGACGCCTGCGGGCTACAGCCGGATCTGCGCGCCCAGCTCCACCACCCGGTTGGGCGGCAGGCCGAAGAAGGCGGTCGCGGGCCGCGCGTTGCGCGACATGAGCGCAAACAGCTGCTCCCGCCACTTGGCCATCCCCGGCTCGCTGCTGGGAATGAGCGTTTCGCGGCCCAGAAAGTACGTGGTGCGGCCGGGGCTCAGATCCAGCCCGTCCACCTTGATCGTGGCCAGCGCGGCGGGAATGTCGGGCTCCTCCATGAAGCCGTACCGCAGCGTGATGCGGTAGAAGCCGTGCCCCAGCTCCTGCACCACCGTGCGCTCCCCGCCCTGCAGGTGCGGTACCTCTTCCGTCATCACCGCCAGAAACACGGTGTGCTGGTGCAGCACCTGGTAGTGCTTCAGGCTGTGCAGCAGCGCGGGAGGCGTGCCGTTGGGGTTGCCGTACATGAACACGGCCGTTCCGCGCACCCGGTGCGGCGGGTTGTTCCCCACGTCCGCCAGAAACATGTCCACCGGAAGCGTGCTGGAGGCCATGCGCTCCGCCAGAATGCCGCGCCCCGTCTTCCACGTCGTCATCAGCCCAAAGATCAGCGCGCCCACCACAAGGGGAAACCAGCCCCCGTGCGGAATCTTGACCAGGTTGGCGCCCAGGAAGGCGAAGTCGATGGTCAGGAACACCGCCGTGAACGACCACGACGCCAGCCGCGGCCACTTCCACTTTTCCCGCTCCACCGTAAACAGCAGCAGCGTGGTCACCACCATGGTCGTGGTCACCGCCACGCCGTACGCGGCCGCCACGTGCGTGCTGTCGCGAAAGCCAAGGACGAGGCCGATGCACGAAATCATCAGCACCCAGTTGATGGCGGGAATGTAGATCTGCCCCCGCTCGCGGGACGAGGTGTGCTCGATCTGCACCCGCGGCATGTACCCCAGCTGTACCGCCTGCATGGTCAGGCTGAACGCCCCCGTGATCAGTGCCTGCGACGCGATCACCGCCGCCATCGTGGCGATCACCACCACCGGGTACAGCGCCCACGGCGGCACCATGCGGTAGAACGGGTTGTCCACCGCGGCCGGGTTGTGAATCAGCAGCGCGCCCTGCCCGAAGTAGTTCAGCAGCAGCGCGGGAAGCACCACCCAGTACCACGCCAGCTTGATGGGCTTGCGCCCGAAGTGCCCCATGTCGGCGTACAGCGCCTCGCCGCCGGTCACGCACAGGAACACGGAGCCCAGCACCAGAAAGCCGTTCCATCCGTTGTGGATGAAGAAGCGCGCGCCGTACAGCGGGTTCATGGCCCACAGCACGCTGAAGTCGCGCACCAGGTTCATCACCCCGAGGACGGCGATGATGACGAACCACAGCAGCGTCACCGGGCCGAAGATGCGGCCCACGCCCCCGGTGCCGTACTTCTGCACCCAGAACAGGCCGATCAGGATGGCGATGGTGATGGGGATGATGTAGGGCGAAAAGAAGGGCGTAGCCACCTCCAGCCCCTCCACTGCGCTCAGCACCGAGATGACGGGGGTGATCATCCCGTCGCCGTACAGCAGCGCCGTGCCGAACAGCCCCAGCATGATGAGCACCCAGCGGCTGTTCTTCTTGAGCGCGCCCACCGGCGTCACCAGCGAGGTGAGCGCCAGAATGCCCCCCTCGCCGCGGTTGTCGGCCCGCAGCACGAAGATGGCGTACTTGATGGAGATGACCAGCAGCAGCGCCCAGAAGATGAGCGAAAGCACGCCCAGCACGTTGTCGCGCGTGGGGTGAAGCCCGTGCGTGTGGTGAAAGGATTCGCGGACCGTGTAGAGTACACTGGTTCCGATGTCGCCGTAGACGACGCCCAGCGCGGAAAGGGAGAGCAGCGCCAGGTAGCGCCCCTTGGGCTCGGCGTGTCCGTGCTCGTTTGCGCTCACAACCGGATTCCGTGGTCAGTGGCGGCGGCGCCGGGCGACAGATCGCCCGTGCGCCCCGCGCAACCCGCGGGTGCATGTGCAACCGCGGTGCCGGACGTCAGTACAACGCGGCGAGCGACAAGGTCGGGGTCGCGGCGGGGCGCGTCAACGGATGCGGCCCGCGCCGCGGGTTCGGCCGAGGCGGGCCGCGGAACGCGAAAGGCCCCTTCCGCGGTGGAAGGGGCCTTGTTGCGCCGTGGCGCGGTACGTCAGTCGTCGCTCTCGGGGGCGGCGGCGGCGATGCCGTTCATCCCCAGTACTTCCTTGACCTGCACCTCGATGGCCGCGGCCACCTGCGGGTTTTCCTGCAGAAAGGCCTTGGCGTTCTCGCGCCCCTGCCCCAGCCGCACGTCGCCGTACGAGAACCAGGCGCCGGACTTGTTGATCACGTCCTGCTCCACCGCCAGGTCCACGATGATGCCGTAGTGGTCGATGCCCACGTTGAACATGATGTCGAAGTCCGCCTGCTTGAAGGGCGGCGCCACCTTGTTCTTGACGACCTTGACGCGCGTCTTGTTGCCCGTGAGCACGTCGCGGTCCTTGATGCTGCCGATGCGGCGGATGTCCAGCCGCAGCGAGGCGTAGAACTTGAGCGCCCGGCCGCCGGTCGTCGTTTCCGGGCTGCCGAACATCACGCCGATCTTTTCACGGATCTGGTTGGTGAAGATGACCGTGGTCTGCGTGCGGTTGATGGCTCCGGTCAGCTTGCGCAGCGCCTGGCTCATCAGGCGTGCCTGCAGGCCTACGTGGCTGTCGCCCATTTCGCCTTCGATTTCCGCCCGGGGCACCAGCGCCGCCACGGAGTCGATGACGATGACGTCCACCGCGTTGGAGCGCACCAGCACTTCGGCGATCTCCAGCCCCTGCTCACCCGTGTCCGGCTGCGACACCAGCAGGTTGTCGACGTCCACGCCCAGCTTGCGCGCGTACTCGATGTCCAGCGCGTGCTCCGCGTCGATGAACGCGGCCACGCCGCCGATCTTCTGCGCGTTGGCGATCACGTGAAGGCAGAGCGTCGTCTTGCCGGACGACTCCGGGCCGTAGATCTCGGTCACGCGGCCGCGCGGAATGCCGCCCACGCCGATGCAGGCGTCAAGGTTGATGGCGCCCGTGGGGATGGCGGCCACCTGCACCTTGGGCCCGTTGACGCCCATCCGCATGATGGAGCCCTTGCCGTACGCCTTTTCGATCTGGCCGATGGCGACGTTCAGGGCCTTCTTCTTGTCATCCGCGACTTCGACAAATGCCATGGGAATTCCTCAGAGATAGCGTGTTCAGAAGCCGCGAACGGCTGTGCGGACAATACACCGGGCCGGGAGGTGCGTTCCCGAAGATAAGGCGAAAGTTTACACGAAAGCGAAGCGGCGCACAAGGGTTTTGTTCGCGCCGTGGACACGCTTTCCGGGTCAGCCCCGCGCGGCCTCCACAACCTCGCGCAAGGCTTGGGCGGCGCGGCGGATTCCGTCGTCGCCCACGTCCATGTGCAGCACGGAGCGCAGCCGACGCGGCCCGAACTGCGTCATCAGAATGCCGCGCTCCGCCAGCGCGGCCAGGAGGGCGGCCGGCTGCAGCGCCGCGTCTTCCAGGTCCAGCATGACGATGTTGGTGTCCGGCACGGCGGCCTGAATCCCGTCCACCGCGCCCGCGGCCTGTGCCAGTTCCCGCGCGCGGCGGTGATCCTGGGCGAGCAGCGGAAAGTTGTGCTCCAGCGCGTACAGCCCGGCCGCCGCCAGGATGCCGGCCTGCCGCATTCCCCCGCCCAGCCGCCGGCGCAGGCGCCAGGCGCGCTGCATGGTTTCCGCGTCGCCGCCCAGGATGGAACCCACGGGCGCGCCCAGCCCCTTGGAAAGCGCGAACATCACCGTGTCTGCCTCCGCCGCCCAGGCGGACATGGGCGTGCCGGTCGCCACGGAGGCGTTCGGCAGGCGCGCGCCGTCCAGGTGCACGCGCACGCCCCGCTCACGCGCCACGTCGCGCACCGCGCGCATCCGCTCCAGCGGCAGAATGCGCCCGCCCGCGCTGTTGTGGGTGTTTTCCACGCACACCAGCGAGGTCTGCGGCAGGTACGGCGTGTCCGGGCGGATGGCCTCAGCCACCAGGTCCGGGTCCAGCAGGCCGTCCGGCGTCTGCACCGCGCGCAGCTGCACGCCGCCCCACGCCGCCGCCGCGCCCTCTTCGTAGTTCAGGATGTGGCCACCCGCGTCGATCACGGCCTCTGTTCCCGGCTGGGCCCACACCAGCACGCCCGCCGTGTTGGCCATGATGCCGCTGGGAAAGAACAGGGCGGCCTCCTTGCCCAGCAGCTGCGCCGCAGCCCGCTCCAGCGCCGCCACCGTGGGGTCGTCGCCCAGCACCGCGTCGCCCACCTCGGCTTCGGCGATGGCGCGGCGCATTTCGGGCGAGGGGCGCGTCACCGTGTCGGAACGCAGATCTACCATGTCGCGAGCGGATTCGGGCATCGTTCATCCTTCAGGGAATCGTGGGAGGCGGAAAGATCCCCATCCGCCGACGCTCCGGCAAGGGACGCGCGCGTGCCCTCCATCCTCTTCCATCCCGGCGGGGCACCCCTCCAGCCAAGTCACGTCCATCCCCCCACCGAATACTCATGGAAGCTTCTCTCCTCCATTCCTGGGTTGATCTGCCCGTCCTGACATGGCGCCGTCATTCCGCGCTGATTACCGCGGGTTGCCGCAGATTACCGCATGCGCTCCCGGTTTTCCTGCGGAAATCAGCATTCCCGGAAGAGTTGCGCGGCGGAATTGCTCCCCAATCTCCGCATCACATCTCAATTTTTTCGCTTGCCCCAATTATCGCGGATTACCGCAGAACCCTTTATGAGCGACTCGCGGAAGGAGCGCGCGGCGTGTTCACTTTCAATACATACAGACCCGAAAGGCTCCGAACAAGGGCATTCGGGTGTCTGGCGAAAGATCGTGTCGCAGGTGGAAAATCAGGCGCGATCACAACGGGCCAGCCACGTGGCAACAAGATTTTTCGACCGGATGGCGGGACGCGCGTTCGTGTCCGGTTTGGGATGGACGAAACACGGAAAGCGCGCCTCCCGACGGGAGGCGCGCTGGAGATCCGCAGTATCCGGACGATCAGTTGGTGTCGGCGACTTCGGCCTTGAGGCCCAGATCGGTGAGCATGGAGACGAGATCGTACGCGGCGAACTCGTCATCCAGATCGATCTCCACCCGCTCGCCGGCGCGCACCTGCTCGAACATGCGCATGGCCTCGGGATGCGTGAGGCCGGTGTAGTTCTGCAGCACGTTCACGACCGCGTGGCCGCTGGCCCGCCCGCGTGAGCCGGTGAGCACCTCGCGCGACATCATCGCGCGGCCCGCAGCGCCTCGCCCACGTCCACCGCGCCCTCGTAGATGGCGCGGCCCATGATGGCGCCGGAAATTCCGCGTCCCTCGCGCGCCGCCGCCGCGCAGGCGCGTACGTCGTCGATCCCGCGCATGCCGCCGGAAACGATCACTTCCGCACCGGCGTGCGCGGCCAGCTCGGCGGACAGGTCCAGGTTGGGCCCCATCATCATCCCGTCCCGCTCGATGTCGGTGTGGATGATCGTCCGCACGCCATATTCGACGAGCGTGCGGGCCAGGTCGAACAGGTCCGTCCCGCTTTCCTCCACCCAGCCGCGCGCCGCGGGACGCCTGCCGCGCGCGTCCAGGCCGACGGCGATGCGGTCCGCGCCCCAGCGGGCGACGGCCGTGCGCACCAGCTCCGGGTTCTCGATCGCGGCCGTGCCGATGACGGCGCGCGCGGCGCCGGCCTCCAGCACTTCCTCCAGGTCCGCTTCCGTCCGCAGTCCCCCGCCGGTCTGCACGCGAACACCGGCGGTGGCGGCAAGCGAACGGATCAGCGCGCGGTTGCTCCCGTCCCCGAAGGCGGCGTCCAGGTCCACGACGTGAATCCACTCCGCGCCCGCCGCGGCGAACCCCGCGGCGACGGCGGCGGGATCGTCGCCGTAGACCGTTTCCCGCTCCGCCATCCCCTTTTCCAGCCGCACGCAGCGGCCCCGGCGCAGGTCGATGGCCGGGTACAGCGCAAATTCCGCCATCAGCCGCGGTCGCCCGTGCGGGCGCTGTCGCGCTTGGCGAGGCGCGGGCCGGAGACGCGCTCCAGGGCGGCCGTGCGCAGGTCGCGCGCGGCGCGGAAGCGGCCCCTGGCGCCGCCCGGGATGGGCGCGCCGGTCAGGTAGCGGATGGACGACGGATCGACGGGGCGGCCGTCCATGTGGAACTCGTAGTGCAGGTGCGGCCCGGTGCTGAGCCCCGTGGTGCCCACGAAGCCGATCAGCTGGCCCTGGCGCACGCGGACGCCGGGACGGATGCCGGGCGCGAAGCCGCGCATGTGGCCGTAGCGGCTGCCGTATCCCCGCTGGTGGCGGATTTCCACAAGGTTGCCGTATCCGCCCGCCCACCCGGCGCGCGCGATCACCCCGTCGCCCACGGCGCGGACCGGCGTGCCCATGGAGGCCGCGTAGTCGATGCCCTGGTGCGCGCGCACGCGGCGCAGGATGGGGTGAAAGCGGCCGCTGGTAAAGACGCTGCTGATGCGGCGGAACTCCAGCGGCGCCCGCAGGAACGCGCGCTTGAGCGACTCGCCGTCGCCGTCGTAGAACTCGTCCAGCCCGTCCACGGTGAAGCGGTAGGCGTCGTGCGCGCGGCCGTCGATGTCGAACTGCACGGCCAGGATGCGCGACGAGCGCGCGCTGCCGTCCGGGCGCACCATCCGCTCGTACAGGATGCGAAAGGTGTCGCCCACCTTGAGGTCGCGCGAAAAGTCGATCTGCCAGGGAAACACGCTGTCCGCCAGCAGGTCCGCCACGCGCTGCCGCTCGCCGCGGGGCACGTCGCCCTCGCCGTCCATCAGCGCCTGATACAGCGACCGGCGCACGCTTCCCGCCAGCACCGTGGTATCCGTGTGGACCGCGACCTCTTCCACCCGCGCGTTCCATCCCGCGCCCGCGGGGCGCAGCGAAAGGCGGCGGTCCGCGTCCAGCCGCGTGCTGACGGCGCGCACGGCGCCGGTGCGCGTGGAACGGCGGTACTCCACCACCAGCCCGGGGCGCACGGTACGCGGGTCCTGCACCTGGGACAGCTGCTCCAGCAGCGCGCGGGTGGCCGTCAGGTCCAGCTTGGTGCGGTCCAGAAGCTCCGAAAGCGTTTCGCCGCGGCGCAGCGTGTCGGCAAAGGCAAGCTCCGCGGGGCGGGCCTGCGCCGCCGGAAGCCACGCCGGCGGTGCCTCCATCTGCTGTTCGGCGGCGCGGAGAGTGGCCAGGCGCTGAACGCCGAGCGCCGCGCCCAGCGCGCAGAGCGCGCCGGCGGCGATGATGCGGGCGGGACGAGACATCCGTCTTCCTGCTTGGGGGTTGCAATCCTGTCCGGCCGGGGGAACGCGGCCGGGCACCAGAGACTCGCCTCCCCGCGGCGTGGGCCGCGAGGAGGCGAGGGGGCCGGCTTCAGTCCATCTGCCGGCGGATAAAGGTAGGAATCTCGAGGTCGCTGGGGACCTTGGGCTCCGGCCGCGGCGGCATCTTG of Longimicrobium terrae contains these proteins:
- a CDS encoding SDR family oxidoreductase — translated: MQDKPVALVTGANKGIGLQIAKDLAGHGFTVLVGSRRLEQGEAAAASVGADARAVQLDVTNADSIAAAAERIRGEFGRLDVLVNNAGISHAGAPGRSLEEIIGSGRASVVSVDEVRSVFETNVFGVIAVTQAMLPLLREAPAARIVNVSSSLASLAMNADTANPYRGASGASYGPSKTALNAVTLAFAMELESTPIKVNAVCPGYTSTELNDFQGTRSVEEAAREPVRLALLGPNGPTGTFSNEDGPLPW
- a CDS encoding KUP/HAK/KT family potassium transporter → MSESHHPEPSGRYFYVLALTALGVVYGDIGTSPIYAIREALGEHYGLSPSRDNVLGVLSLIFWALVIVISIKYLLFVMRADNRGEGGMIALTALVAPPRRMRVGSRRWTLVLVGLFGASLLYGDSMITPAISVLSAVEGLEVATPLFRPYILPITITILVGLFAVQSRGTAGIGRVFGPVTLLWFATLGALGLNQVVRRPEVFLALNPVHGAEFFIRNGWPGFLVLGSVFLVVTGGEALYADMGHFGKKPIQVTWFFIVLPCLFLNYFGQGALIIGDPKAIEHPFFLMAPKWALYPLVGLTTMATVIASQAVISGAFSLTRQAVQLGYLPRLRIEHTSERQIGQIYIPSINWLLMLACIGLVLGFRTSSNLAAAYGVAVTTDMVFTTILFAFVARDKFGWSMWRVVALAAAFLFVDLGFWGANLVKIPHGGWFPLVIAAVFFTAFTTWKKGRQILADRMQHNVLPIDLFMADLNESTYVRVPGTAVYMYGNAAGTPPALLHNLMHNKVLHERVVLLTVETEEIPVVDAGDRVTVKEIGNGVFRVGLRYGFKEDPDIPQALALVNRPDLPLKTMSTSYFLGRETLIASRTPGMAIWREKLFSVMSRNARPATAYFGLPPNRVVELGAQIEL
- a CDS encoding KUP/HAK/KT family potassium transporter encodes the protein MSANEHGHAEPKGRYLALLSLSALGVVYGDIGTSVLYTVRESFHHTHGLHPTRDNVLGVLSLIFWALLLVISIKYAIFVLRADNRGEGGILALTSLVTPVGALKKNSRWVLIMLGLFGTALLYGDGMITPVISVLSAVEGLEVATPFFSPYIIPITIAILIGLFWVQKYGTGGVGRIFGPVTLLWFVIIAVLGVMNLVRDFSVLWAMNPLYGARFFIHNGWNGFLVLGSVFLCVTGGEALYADMGHFGRKPIKLAWYWVVLPALLLNYFGQGALLIHNPAAVDNPFYRMVPPWALYPVVVIATMAAVIASQALITGAFSLTMQAVQLGYMPRVQIEHTSSRERGQIYIPAINWVLMISCIGLVLGFRDSTHVAAAYGVAVTTTMVVTTLLLFTVEREKWKWPRLASWSFTAVFLTIDFAFLGANLVKIPHGGWFPLVVGALIFGLMTTWKTGRGILAERMASSTLPVDMFLADVGNNPPHRVRGTAVFMYGNPNGTPPALLHSLKHYQVLHQHTVFLAVMTEEVPHLQGGERTVVQELGHGFYRITLRYGFMEEPDIPAALATIKVDGLDLSPGRTTYFLGRETLIPSSEPGMAKWREQLFALMSRNARPATAFFGLPPNRVVELGAQIRL
- the recA gene encoding recombinase RecA yields the protein MAFVEVADDKKKALNVAIGQIEKAYGKGSIMRMGVNGPKVQVAAIPTGAINLDACIGVGGIPRGRVTEIYGPESSGKTTLCLHVIANAQKIGGVAAFIDAEHALDIEYARKLGVDVDNLLVSQPDTGEQGLEIAEVLVRSNAVDVIVIDSVAALVPRAEIEGEMGDSHVGLQARLMSQALRKLTGAINRTQTTVIFTNQIREKIGVMFGSPETTTGGRALKFYASLRLDIRRIGSIKDRDVLTGNKTRVKVVKNKVAPPFKQADFDIMFNVGIDHYGIIVDLAVEQDVINKSGAWFSYGDVRLGQGRENAKAFLQENPQVAAAIEVQVKEVLGMNGIAAAAPESDD
- a CDS encoding threonine aldolase family protein, which gives rise to MPESARDMVDLRSDTVTRPSPEMRRAIAEAEVGDAVLGDDPTVAALERAAAQLLGKEAALFFPSGIMANTAGVLVWAQPGTEAVIDAGGHILNYEEGAAAAWGGVQLRAVQTPDGLLDPDLVAEAIRPDTPYLPQTSLVCVENTHNSAGGRILPLERMRAVRDVARERGVRVHLDGARLPNASVATGTPMSAWAAEADTVMFALSKGLGAPVGSILGGDAETMQRAWRLRRRLGGGMRQAGILAAAGLYALEHNFPLLAQDHRRARELAQAAGAVDGIQAAVPDTNIVMLDLEDAALQPAALLAALAERGILMTQFGPRRLRSVLHMDVGDDGIRRAAQALREVVEAARG
- the hisA gene encoding 1-(5-phosphoribosyl)-5-[(5-phosphoribosylamino)methylideneamino]imidazole-4-carboxamide isomerase; translated protein: MAEFALYPAIDLRRGRCVRLEKGMAERETVYGDDPAAVAAGFAAAGAEWIHVVDLDAAFGDGSNRALIRSLAATAGVRVQTGGGLRTEADLEEVLEAGAARAVIGTAAIENPELVRTAVARWGADRIAVGLDARGRRPAARGWVEESGTDLFDLARTLVEYGVRTIIHTDIERDGMMMGPNLDLSAELAAHAGAEVIVSGGMRGIDDVRACAAAAREGRGISGAIMGRAIYEGAVDVGEALRAAR
- a CDS encoding M23 family metallopeptidase produces the protein MSRPARIIAAGALCALGAALGVQRLATLRAAEQQMEAPPAWLPAAQARPAELAFADTLRRGETLSELLDRTKLDLTATRALLEQLSQVQDPRTVRPGLVVEYRRSTRTGAVRAVSTRLDADRRLSLRPAGAGWNARVEEVAVHTDTTVLAGSVRRSLYQALMDGEGDVPRGERQRVADLLADSVFPWQIDFSRDLKVGDTFRILYERMVRPDGSARSSRILAVQFDIDGRAHDAYRFTVDGLDEFYDGDGESLKRAFLRAPLEFRRISSVFTSGRFHPILRRVRAHQGIDYAASMGTPVRAVGDGVIARAGWAGGYGNLVEIRHQRGYGSRYGHMRGFAPGIRPGVRVRQGQLIGFVGTTGLSTGPHLHYEFHMDGRPVDPSSIRYLTGAPIPGGARGRFRAARDLRTAALERVSGPRLAKRDSARTGDRG